A part of Neodiprion pinetum isolate iyNeoPine1 chromosome 4, iyNeoPine1.2, whole genome shotgun sequence genomic DNA contains:
- the Cpr gene encoding NADPH--cytochrome P450 reductase isoform X2, translated as MDLPTADASQPKAIRMGDSPVFENGEGSEVVVEPLFSTFDIVLLGALLLAAVWWYMRSNRQDVEETLTTKSYSIQPTSFATAPPAENSFIKKLQASGRSLVVFYGSQTGTGEEFAGRIAKEGIRYQLKGMVADPEECEMEELVNLKNISNSLAVFCMATYGEGDPTDNAMEFVNWLKNGDDDLTGLNYAVFGLGNKTYEHYNEVAIYIDHRLEQLGATRVFELGLGDDDANIEDDFITWKDKFWPAVCKHFDIVATGEDVSIRQYKLTEHIELKPERIYTGEIARLHSFQNQRPPFDAKNPYLAPVKVNRELHGPKSERSCMHIEFDIEGSKMRYEAGDHLAVYPVNDSNLVEKIGEKCGVDLDTIITLTNTDEESSKKHPFPCPCTYRTALTHYLDITSNPRTHVIKELADYASDPADKEKLKLMASTSAEGKALFNQWVIQDNRNIVHILEDIPSLKPALDHLCELLPRLQCRYYSISSSPKFHPTTVHITAVVVEYKTSTGRLNKGVTTTWLKQKHPSDPPALVPIFVRKSQFRLPTRPSTPIIMIGPGTGLAPFRGFIQERDHARKEGKEVGDTILYFGCRRREEDYLYQDELDEYVKSGTLKLHVAFSREQAQKEYVTHLLERNKEELWNVIGENNGHIYICGDARNMARDVHNILIKVVMEKGKMTEMEATAYIKKMDTQKRYSSDVWS; from the exons ATGGATTTACCG ACTGCCGACGCCTCTCAGCCAAAAGCAATCAGGATGGGGGATTCGCCAGTATTCGAAAATGGAGAGGGAAGCGAAGTAGTTGTCGAGCCCTTGTTTAGCACCTTCGACATCGTGCTCCTGGGTGCCCTTCTACTGGCAGCCGTTTGGTGGTACATGCGATCCAACAGGCAGGATGTCGAGGAGACGTTGACAACGAAGTCATACTCGATTCA ACCGACGTCTTTCGCTACCGCGCCACCAGccgaaaattcatttatcaaaaaactGCAGGCTTCGGGACGAAGTCTTGTCGTATTTTACGGAAGTCAGACCGGAACTGGAGAAGAATTTGCGGGTCGTATCGCCAAAGAGGGGATACGCTACCAGCTAAAAGGGATGGTCGCCGACCCGGAGGAATGCGAAATG GAAGAGTTGGTCAATCTTAAAAATATCTCCAACAGCCTTGCGGTATTCTGCATGGCAACTTACGGAGAGGGTGATCCAACCGATAACGCCATGGAGTTCGTCAATtggctgaaaaatggcgacgaTGACCTCACCGGTCTCAATTACGCG GTATTTGGCCTTGGAAACAAGACTTATGAGCATTACAACGAGGTAGCTATATACATTGATCACAGACTAGAGCAGCTTGGAGCTACTCGGGTCTTTGAACTCGGTCTGGGAGACGACGATGCTAA TATTGAAGACGACTTTATAACATGGAAGGACAAGTTCTGGCCAGCCGTTTGCAAACACTTTGACATCGTTGCCACAGGCGAAGATGTTAGTATTCGTCAATACAAGCTAACTGAACACATAGAGTTGAAACCTGAGCGTATTTACACCGGTGAGATCGCCCGTCTCCACTCCTTCCAAAACCAAAGGCC GCCATTTGACGCAAAGAATCCATACTTGGCACCGGTGAAAGTAAACAGAGAATTACATGGACCGAAATCGGAACGTTCTTGCATGCACATAGAGTTTGATATCGAAGGATCCAAGATGCGCTACGAGGCTGGAGATCATTTAGCCGTTTATCCCGTAAATGATTCGAATCTGGTTGAAAAAATCGGCGAGAAATGCGGCGTTGACCTGGACACTATCATAACTCTGACAAATACGGACG AGGAGTCAAGCAAGAAGCATCCCTTCCCTTGTCCCTGTACATATCGCACTGCTCTTACTCATTATTTGGACATAACAAGTAATCCTAGAACTCACGTAATCAAAGAACTGGCTGATTATGCTAGTGACCCGGCGGACAAAGAGAAACTGAAGCTGATGGCATCTACTAGCGCAGAAGGGAAAGCACTCTTCAATCAATGGGTTATTCAAGACAATAGAAACATTGTTCATATATTGGAAGATATTCCAAGCCTGAAACCAGCACTAGATCATCTCTGCGAATTGCTGCCTCGACTCCAGTGTCGTTACTATTCTATTTCTTCTTCACCCAAG TTCCATCCAACGACTGTTCATATCACAGCCGTTGTGGTAGAGTACAAGACATCTACTGGACGATTGAACAAAGGTGTAACGACCACTTGGTTAAAGCAAAAACATCCGTCAGATCCGCCAGCTCTTGTTCCAATTTTCGTCCGTAAATCACAGTTCAGGCTTCCAACTCGACCGTCTACTCCAATCATAATGATTGGTCCTGGAACGGGATTAGCACCATTCCGTGGTTTCATACAGGAACGGGATCACGCCAGAAAAGAAG GCAAAGAGGTTGGGGACACGATTCTATATTTTGGATGCCGCAGACGCGAGGAGGATTACCTTTACCAGGACGAATTGGACGAGTACGTCAAGAGCGGGACTCTAAAATTACACGTCGCTTTCAGCCGAGAGCAAGCGCAGAAAGAGTACGTCACGCATCTGCTGGAGCGAAACAAGGAGGAATTGTGGAATGTCATCGGTGAAAATAATGGCCATATCTACATATGCGG tgaCGCACGTAACATGGCTCGTGACGTACACAACATTCTTATCAAAGTTGTGATGGAGAAAGGGAAGATGACTGAAATGGAAGCGACCGCGTACATCAAGAAGATGGACACGCAAAAGCGTTACTCAAGCGACGTATGGAGTTGA
- the Cpr gene encoding NADPH--cytochrome P450 reductase isoform X1, which translates to MGDSPVFENGEGSEVVVEPLFSTFDIVLLGALLLAAVWWYMRSNRQDVEETLTTKSYSIQPTSFATAPPAENSFIKKLQASGRSLVVFYGSQTGTGEEFAGRIAKEGIRYQLKGMVADPEECEMEELVNLKNISNSLAVFCMATYGEGDPTDNAMEFVNWLKNGDDDLTGLNYAVFGLGNKTYEHYNEVAIYIDHRLEQLGATRVFELGLGDDDANIEDDFITWKDKFWPAVCKHFDIVATGEDVSIRQYKLTEHIELKPERIYTGEIARLHSFQNQRPPFDAKNPYLAPVKVNRELHGPKSERSCMHIEFDIEGSKMRYEAGDHLAVYPVNDSNLVEKIGEKCGVDLDTIITLTNTDEESSKKHPFPCPCTYRTALTHYLDITSNPRTHVIKELADYASDPADKEKLKLMASTSAEGKALFNQWVIQDNRNIVHILEDIPSLKPALDHLCELLPRLQCRYYSISSSPKFHPTTVHITAVVVEYKTSTGRLNKGVTTTWLKQKHPSDPPALVPIFVRKSQFRLPTRPSTPIIMIGPGTGLAPFRGFIQERDHARKEGKEVGDTILYFGCRRREEDYLYQDELDEYVKSGTLKLHVAFSREQAQKEYVTHLLERNKEELWNVIGENNGHIYICGDARNMARDVHNILIKVVMEKGKMTEMEATAYIKKMDTQKRYSSDVWS; encoded by the exons ATGGGGGATTCGCCAGTATTCGAAAATGGAGAGGGAAGCGAAGTAGTTGTCGAGCCCTTGTTTAGCACCTTCGACATCGTGCTCCTGGGTGCCCTTCTACTGGCAGCCGTTTGGTGGTACATGCGATCCAACAGGCAGGATGTCGAGGAGACGTTGACAACGAAGTCATACTCGATTCA ACCGACGTCTTTCGCTACCGCGCCACCAGccgaaaattcatttatcaaaaaactGCAGGCTTCGGGACGAAGTCTTGTCGTATTTTACGGAAGTCAGACCGGAACTGGAGAAGAATTTGCGGGTCGTATCGCCAAAGAGGGGATACGCTACCAGCTAAAAGGGATGGTCGCCGACCCGGAGGAATGCGAAATG GAAGAGTTGGTCAATCTTAAAAATATCTCCAACAGCCTTGCGGTATTCTGCATGGCAACTTACGGAGAGGGTGATCCAACCGATAACGCCATGGAGTTCGTCAATtggctgaaaaatggcgacgaTGACCTCACCGGTCTCAATTACGCG GTATTTGGCCTTGGAAACAAGACTTATGAGCATTACAACGAGGTAGCTATATACATTGATCACAGACTAGAGCAGCTTGGAGCTACTCGGGTCTTTGAACTCGGTCTGGGAGACGACGATGCTAA TATTGAAGACGACTTTATAACATGGAAGGACAAGTTCTGGCCAGCCGTTTGCAAACACTTTGACATCGTTGCCACAGGCGAAGATGTTAGTATTCGTCAATACAAGCTAACTGAACACATAGAGTTGAAACCTGAGCGTATTTACACCGGTGAGATCGCCCGTCTCCACTCCTTCCAAAACCAAAGGCC GCCATTTGACGCAAAGAATCCATACTTGGCACCGGTGAAAGTAAACAGAGAATTACATGGACCGAAATCGGAACGTTCTTGCATGCACATAGAGTTTGATATCGAAGGATCCAAGATGCGCTACGAGGCTGGAGATCATTTAGCCGTTTATCCCGTAAATGATTCGAATCTGGTTGAAAAAATCGGCGAGAAATGCGGCGTTGACCTGGACACTATCATAACTCTGACAAATACGGACG AGGAGTCAAGCAAGAAGCATCCCTTCCCTTGTCCCTGTACATATCGCACTGCTCTTACTCATTATTTGGACATAACAAGTAATCCTAGAACTCACGTAATCAAAGAACTGGCTGATTATGCTAGTGACCCGGCGGACAAAGAGAAACTGAAGCTGATGGCATCTACTAGCGCAGAAGGGAAAGCACTCTTCAATCAATGGGTTATTCAAGACAATAGAAACATTGTTCATATATTGGAAGATATTCCAAGCCTGAAACCAGCACTAGATCATCTCTGCGAATTGCTGCCTCGACTCCAGTGTCGTTACTATTCTATTTCTTCTTCACCCAAG TTCCATCCAACGACTGTTCATATCACAGCCGTTGTGGTAGAGTACAAGACATCTACTGGACGATTGAACAAAGGTGTAACGACCACTTGGTTAAAGCAAAAACATCCGTCAGATCCGCCAGCTCTTGTTCCAATTTTCGTCCGTAAATCACAGTTCAGGCTTCCAACTCGACCGTCTACTCCAATCATAATGATTGGTCCTGGAACGGGATTAGCACCATTCCGTGGTTTCATACAGGAACGGGATCACGCCAGAAAAGAAG GCAAAGAGGTTGGGGACACGATTCTATATTTTGGATGCCGCAGACGCGAGGAGGATTACCTTTACCAGGACGAATTGGACGAGTACGTCAAGAGCGGGACTCTAAAATTACACGTCGCTTTCAGCCGAGAGCAAGCGCAGAAAGAGTACGTCACGCATCTGCTGGAGCGAAACAAGGAGGAATTGTGGAATGTCATCGGTGAAAATAATGGCCATATCTACATATGCGG tgaCGCACGTAACATGGCTCGTGACGTACACAACATTCTTATCAAAGTTGTGATGGAGAAAGGGAAGATGACTGAAATGGAAGCGACCGCGTACATCAAGAAGATGGACACGCAAAAGCGTTACTCAAGCGACGTATGGAGTTGA
- the LOC124217889 gene encoding putative transferase CAF17 homolog, mitochondrial, whose amino-acid sequence MFKLRPSRLRLAANMTRSNSTNPTSKVIEHLSKRSLLRVSGTESSSFLQGLITNDMRHLDEGKASMYTMFLNTKGRVMFDAILYRTHEIGVYLLECDSRALMSVQKHLKLYRVRRKIDIDDLSNEMKVWALFDPDKASIESWNAGANITKKIKLEGQIFPCDSLVDIVDTSSSKVIENIRIYPDPRFSGLGFRILSDLGTQTGDIVARIDPDTVESKEVSTGYRSLIYKLGIGEGCDDLPPGKALPLESNCDYLHGVSFHKGCYIGQELTARTYHTGVVRKRLMPITLESSPPEPIQYDQSITDESEKSIGKLRGHVNENGLGLVRIAEALTAQSLRISGLKGKALKPVWWPQEAPKESASIGKSD is encoded by the coding sequence ATGTTTAAACTGAGGCCATCGCGACTTCGACTAGCCGCCAACATGACGAGAAGCAACTCGACGAATCCAACTAGCAAAGTGATAGAACACCTGAGCAAGAGGAGCCTCCTCAGAGTTTCTGGCACAGAATCGTCCTCGTTTTTGCAAGGTCTGATAACTAACGACATGAGGCACTTGGACGAGGGGAAAGCGAGCATGTACACAATGTTCCTAAATACGAAGGGCAGAGTGATGTTTGACGCGATACTCTACCGAACGCATGAGATCGGAGTCTATCTGCTGGAGTGTGACAGTCGGGCTTTGATGTCCGTACAAAAACACCTCAAGCTCTACAGAGTGAGGCGAAAGATAGACATTGATGATCTGAGCAACGAGATGAAGGTCTGGGCATTATTCGATCCTGACAAAGCATCGATTGAGTCGTGGAACGCTGGCGCGAACataacgaagaaaattaaGCTCGAAGGACAGATATTCCCATGTGATTCCCTGGTTGATATCGTTGATACCAGTTCGAGCAAAGTCATAGAAAACATCAGGATATACCCAGATCCAAGGTTCTCGGGTCTTGGTTTCCGCATTTTATCCGACCTTGGGACACAAACCGGAGACATCGTCGCTCGCATCGATCCAGACACCGTGGAGAGTAAGGAGGTGTCTACTGGCTACAGATCCCTCATTTACAAGCTGGGAATTGGCGAGGGCTGCGACGACCTGCCGCCTGGCAAGGCGCTACCTCTGGAATCAAACTGCGATTATTTACACGGTGTCAGTTTTCACAAGGGCTGCTACATTGGCCAGGAATTGACGGCAAGGACATACCACACAGGGGTGGTCAGAAAACGACTGATGCCCATTACCCTCGAAAGTTCCCCTCCTGAGCCCATACAGTACGACCAGAGCATTACAGATGAGAGTGAGAAATCAATTGGTAAATTGAGGGGACATGTCAATGAGAATGGACTTGGACTTGTCCGTATCGCCGAAGCACTAACTGCTCAGTCTCTCAGAATATCTGGACTCAAGGGAAAGGCTTTAAAACCTGTCTGGTGGCCGCAGGAAGCTCCCAAAGAAAGTGCATCGATCGGAAAGAGCGATTGA
- the LOC124217888 gene encoding stearoyl-CoA desaturase 5-like: MSVTLADAGAAARDETTVEKLCEEAYREKIAEHWTWNYIWNNIKWSQFIPMVILNVGLVGSLTMYAFGLHSIPIKPMTVAWIFIVGCGAFVGTTAGAHRLWSHRSYKANLPLRILLMFLYSVLGLYTIYDWARDHRVHHKYVETDADPHNAKRGFWFSHMGWLCVHRHPECLRRGREVDMTDVRNDGVAMFQRKYGTILNIIFCFTLPTIIPVIYWDETVMHAVLTQVFIRYVLGAHCLWSINSFAHLWGDRPYNRLINPAENMLVSVLTGGEGSHNYHHTFPWDYKASELPYINFNAATMFIDAFAQIGWAYDLRQPSPELIDKIVHRIGKKSTVPVQHQQYWLFRHISELGSHLRLSLRYPKRFLGQISMKVHGNFHFCETRPHQQ; the protein is encoded by the exons ATGTCCGTCACACTCGCGGACGCTGGTGCAGCTGCACGTGATGAAACAACGGTCGAGAAATTATGCGAGGAGGCATACAGAGAGAAAATTGCCGAACACTGGACGTGGAATTACATTTGGAATAATATCAAATGGAGTCAGTTTATTCCCATGGTAATACTCAACGTTGGATTGGTAGGATCCCTGACGATGTACGCCTTCGGACTACATTCGATACCCATTAAACCGATGACCGTTGCTTGGA TATTCATCGTCGGTTGTGGAGCATTCGTTGGAACAACGGCAGGAGCACATCGGCTCTGGTCTCATCGCTCGTACAAGGCAAATCTCCCGTTGCGAATACTGCTGATGTTCCTCTACTCCGTTCTCGGATTG TACACGATCTACGACTGGGCAAGGGACCACAGGGTCCACCACAAGTACGTTGAGACGGACGCAGATCCCCACAACGCTAAGCGGGGCTTCTGGTTCTCCCACATGGGCTGGCTCTGCGTCCATCGTCACCCGGAGTGTCTTCGCCGAGGGAGAGAGGTCGACATGACCGACGTAAGGAACGACGGAGTCGCCATGTTCCAGAGAAA ATACGGTACCATTCTGAACATCATATTCTGCTTCACATTACCGACGATAATCCCGGTAATATATTGGGATGAAACTGTAATGCATGCTGTGCTGACTCAGGTTTTCATACGCTACGTCCTGGGCGCACACTGCCTCTGGAGCATAAACAGTTTCGCACATCTTTGGGGCGATCGACCTTACAACAG ACTGATAAACCCGGCTGAAAATATGTTGGTTTCGGTGCTGACGGGTGGCGAAGGATCGCACAATTATCACCACACGTTCCCTTGGGACTACAAGGCCTCCGAGTTGCCCTACATAAACTTCAACGCGGCAACGATGTTTATTGACGCGTTTGCCCAGATCGGATGGGCATACGACCTGCGACAACCCTCGCCCGAACTTATAGACAAAATAGTTCATAGAATCGGCAAGAAGTCCACCGTTCCTGTGCAACACCAGCAGTACTGGTTATTCAGGCACATTTCCGAACTTGGCTCTCATCTCAGGCTGTCGCTCAGATATCCAAAACGGTTCCTCGGTCAGATTTCCATGAAAGTTCACGGCAACTTTCATTTCTGCGAGACGAGACCACACCAACAATAA